One genomic segment of Arachis duranensis cultivar V14167 chromosome 4, aradu.V14167.gnm2.J7QH, whole genome shotgun sequence includes these proteins:
- the LOC107484404 gene encoding uncharacterized protein LOC107484404 gives MPLYAKFLKELMTRKRNWGEKEIVVLTEECSAIIQKKLPQKMKDPRSFQIPCIIRDITIEKALCDLGASINLMSLNMMRRMRIEEAKPTRMALQLADRTFKFPHGVVEDLLVKVGEFIFPADFVVLDMEEEANTSIILGRPFLTTTGAIIDVQKRELVLRLHEEKMVFNVFKAMSYPKEAIGECMMVDTIEQIVQGVLEEEQYEGSMELEQQEPREEPPQGTMESSIMTNHKDNNGEEAPKLELKTLPPNLKYAYLGDNSTYPVIINSSLCKEQEEELIQVLKQYKDAIG, from the coding sequence ATGCCCCTCTACGCAAAGTTCCTGAAGGAGCTcatgacaagaaaaagaaactggGGAGAAAAGGAGATTGTTGTCCTAACTGAGGAGTGTAGCGCCATCATACAAAAGAAACTCCCCCAGAAAATGAAAGACCCAAGGAGTTTCcaaatcccctgcatcataAGGGATATCACTATTGAAAAGGCTTTATGTGACTTGGGGgctagcatcaatctcatgTCCTTGAACATGATGAGAAGGATGAGAattgaggaagccaaaccaacaagaatggcactccaACTAGCTGACAGGACATTCAAGTTTCCACATGGAGTCGTGGAGGATTTATTGGTAAAGGTGGGAGAATTCATCTTCCCAGCTGACTTTGTTGTGCTggatatggaagaagaggcAAACACTTCAATtatcctaggaagaccattcctaacTACTActggagccatcattgatgtgcaaAAAAGAGAACTAGTCTTGAGATTACATGAGGAAAAGATGGTCTTCAATGTATTCAAGGCAATGAGCTATCCCAAGGAAGCAATAGGAGAATGCATGATGGTGGACACCATAGAACAAATAGTCCAAGGAGTCTTGGAAGAAGAGCAATACGAAGGAAGTATGGAATTGGAGCAACAAGAACCACGTGAAGAACCACCACAAGGAACCATGGAAAGTTCAATCATGACAAACCATAAAGACAACAATGGAGAAGAGGCACCAAAATTAGAGCTAAAAACCCTACCTCCAAACTTGAAATATGCCTATCTAGGTGACAATAGCACctacccagtgatcatcaactcAAGCTTGTGCAAGGAGCAAGAAGAGGAGCTCATCCAAGTGCTGAAACAATACAAGGATGCTATAGGCTAG